One region of Mucilaginibacter gotjawali genomic DNA includes:
- a CDS encoding MmcQ/YjbR family DNA-binding protein produces the protein MDIETARQLALSLPGTVELDHFGRPSFRFNNKIFATLWPGQNRMMVKLTPIDQDVFHSFDPAVFYPVPNKWGLKGATFVELSIVRRDMLEDALNLAYGLLK, from the coding sequence ATGGATATAGAAACCGCCCGGCAATTAGCTTTATCCCTACCCGGTACAGTGGAACTGGACCATTTTGGGCGACCATCTTTCCGGTTCAACAACAAAATATTTGCAACCCTTTGGCCCGGCCAAAACCGGATGATGGTAAAGTTAACCCCAATTGACCAGGATGTATTTCATTCATTTGATCCTGCCGTTTTTTACCCCGTTCCCAATAAATGGGGTTTAAAGGGCGCAACTTTTGTTGAATTGTCCATAGTGAGGCGGGATATGCTGGAAGATGCTTTGAATTTGGCGTATGGGTTACTTAAGTAA
- a CDS encoding LytR/AlgR family response regulator transcription factor, whose product MNKITCIITDDEPFARKGLQGYIEKVGLLDLKGVCEDALQLNELLQQQTVDLLFLDIQMPHITGVDFIRALPRPPKVIFTTAYEQYAIQGFELDVLDYLLKPISYERFLKAAWKAQDYFASKEQKGSEAIPYMFAKSNGRLEKINFDEILFIEGMENYAAIHFENKKLIIHTTIKGLLEKLPPGQFVQTHKSYIAAINKVDSIDGNTLHIKKHMVPISKYLREEVLGQIVR is encoded by the coding sequence ATGAATAAAATCACTTGCATCATAACTGATGACGAACCATTCGCCCGAAAAGGTTTGCAGGGCTATATTGAAAAGGTTGGTTTGCTGGACCTGAAAGGAGTTTGTGAAGATGCATTACAGTTAAATGAATTGCTGCAGCAACAAACGGTGGATCTGCTTTTCCTGGATATACAAATGCCGCATATTACGGGTGTTGATTTTATCAGGGCGCTGCCCAGGCCGCCAAAAGTTATTTTTACCACGGCTTACGAGCAATATGCCATACAAGGCTTTGAGCTTGACGTGCTCGATTATTTGCTTAAGCCTATCTCGTACGAACGCTTCTTAAAAGCAGCATGGAAGGCACAGGATTATTTCGCCTCGAAGGAACAAAAAGGTAGTGAAGCTATCCCTTATATGTTTGCCAAATCAAACGGCCGGCTGGAGAAAATAAATTTTGACGAGATCCTGTTTATAGAAGGGATGGAAAACTACGCAGCCATCCATTTTGAAAACAAAAAACTCATCATCCATACTACTATCAAAGGTCTTTTGGAGAAATTGCCCCCCGGGCAATTTGTTCAAACCCACAAATCATACATCGCCGCCATAAATAAGGTGGATAGTATTGATGGCAATACCCTCCATATAAAAAAACATATGGTGCCAATAAGTAAATATTTGCGGGAAGAAGTTTTAGGGCAGATTGTGAGGTGA
- the kaiC gene encoding circadian clock protein KaiC — protein sequence MTKEIKNNKKRPASIQLKKTLTGITGLDEITGGGLPAGRPSLICGEAGCGKTLMSLEFLVRGILDHNEPGVFMAFEEKSEELALNVASLGFDLEKLQEEKKLKLDYVHIDRAEIEETGEYDLDGLFIRLGYAIDNIGAKRVVLDTIENLFSGLSNQAILRAELRRLFHWLKEKGVTSIITGERGEGASLTRQGLEEYVSDCVILLDHRVINQISTRRLRIVKYRGSMHGTNEYPFLIDEDGISVLPVTSLKLEKEVSSERVSSGIPALDKMLSGQGFFKGGSILVSGTAGTGKTSIAACFANEACSRGKKCLYFAFEESPRQIIRNMRSINMDLQKHIDNGLLEFHASRPTLHGLEQHLVSIHKLIKRFKPEAVVLDPITNLITVGSVSEVKAMLIRLIDFLQEEQITVMFTALSLNTIVSEQTDEGVSSLVDAWLLVRDIEFNGERNRGMYIMKSRGMKHSNQVREFIITDNGIDLVDVYLGPDGILTGSAREAQKLQEKTGEILKNNALNMKDREIDRKRKVLEAKIASLQTEFESAEEELNKIYVEEDLIKQVSAENRLEMLRKRSGETPGNGN from the coding sequence ATGACAAAGGAAATTAAAAACAATAAAAAAAGGCCGGCAAGCATACAGCTTAAAAAGACCTTAACGGGGATTACCGGGCTTGATGAAATCACCGGGGGCGGATTACCGGCGGGCCGCCCCAGTCTTATATGCGGTGAGGCCGGCTGCGGCAAAACACTGATGTCGTTAGAGTTTTTGGTGCGCGGAATTCTGGACCATAACGAGCCCGGCGTTTTTATGGCTTTTGAAGAGAAATCAGAAGAACTGGCCCTTAATGTGGCTTCGTTGGGTTTTGACCTTGAAAAGCTTCAAGAAGAAAAGAAACTGAAACTTGATTATGTTCATATAGACCGCGCCGAGATAGAAGAAACCGGAGAGTATGACCTTGATGGTTTATTCATCCGCCTTGGTTACGCCATCGACAATATTGGCGCCAAACGCGTGGTATTGGATACGATAGAGAACCTGTTTTCGGGATTGAGCAACCAGGCCATATTGCGGGCCGAACTGCGCAGGCTTTTTCATTGGCTGAAAGAAAAAGGGGTAACATCTATTATAACCGGCGAACGCGGCGAAGGTGCATCCTTAACCAGGCAGGGCCTTGAAGAATATGTATCGGATTGCGTGATATTGTTGGATCACAGGGTAATCAACCAGATCTCTACCCGCCGTTTACGGATCGTTAAATACCGCGGATCGATGCATGGCACCAATGAATATCCGTTCTTAATTGATGAGGACGGTATTTCGGTTTTGCCGGTCACCTCCCTAAAGCTTGAAAAAGAGGTATCTTCCGAAAGGGTATCGTCAGGCATACCGGCACTTGATAAAATGCTTAGCGGACAGGGATTTTTTAAAGGAGGAAGCATCCTGGTGTCGGGCACAGCAGGCACCGGCAAAACAAGTATTGCTGCATGCTTTGCCAATGAAGCCTGCAGCAGGGGAAAAAAATGCCTTTATTTTGCGTTTGAGGAATCGCCCCGGCAAATCATCCGCAATATGCGTTCCATTAACATGGATCTGCAAAAACATATCGACAATGGATTGCTGGAGTTCCACGCATCGCGCCCGACTCTTCATGGTCTCGAACAGCATCTGGTGTCAATTCATAAGCTCATCAAAAGATTTAAACCAGAGGCGGTGGTATTAGATCCAATAACTAATCTGATCACGGTGGGTTCGGTAAGCGAGGTAAAGGCTATGCTGATCAGGCTGATTGACTTTTTGCAGGAGGAACAAATCACGGTAATGTTTACCGCACTTAGTTTAAACACTATTGTGAGCGAACAAACCGACGAGGGTGTTTCATCTTTGGTAGACGCCTGGTTGCTGGTGCGCGATATTGAATTTAACGGCGAGCGTAACAGGGGGATGTACATCATGAAATCAAGAGGCATGAAACACTCTAACCAGGTGCGGGAATTTATTATAACGGATAATGGGATTGACCTGGTAGATGTTTACCTGGGGCCCGACGGCATCCTTACCGGATCAGCCCGCGAAGCGCAAAAGTTACAGGAAAAAACCGGTGAAATATTGAAAAATAATGCGTTGAACATGAAGGACCGCGAGATAGACCGGAAGAGGAAAGTACTGGAAGCAAAAATAGCGAGCCTGCAAACCGAATTTGAATCTGCAGAAGAAGAACTGAATAAAATATATGTTGAGGAAGACCTGATTAAACAGGTAAGCGCTGAAAACCGCCTGGAGATGCTGCGAAAAAGAAGCGGCGAGACCCCGGGCAACGGTAATTAA
- a CDS encoding sensor histidine kinase — protein MKIFRKYIFPPLYGLLIYFTVRLLHDTDIGLRFWKRTWSQNTIEIMLSLIVGYAGVYLFERLFKYYDQHWPLQFRYQNVVRELAIMVGLNLVLVNLVFTPWVIIINGRLFMDDLADICTIPSLYTIVYYGIARARTYMMAYVDNRVLLEKVTNDHLETELKFLKSQYHPHFLFNALNTIYFQMDDDLPGAKNSIEKFSELLRYQLYDQQQQVPVKNEMEYLQSFIDLQKIRSSDRLKLNVSIDEKLDGQMVYPLLFLPLVENAFKFLGGDYKLAISAGTVNNKIHFRVENSVPEFETPATRKGGIGLENLKRRLDLLYPGRHIFFIKKEHNNFTAELTLNYE, from the coding sequence ATGAAAATTTTTAGGAAATATATTTTCCCGCCGCTATACGGCCTGCTGATTTACTTTACGGTAAGGCTGCTGCATGATACGGATATAGGCCTTCGGTTTTGGAAAAGGACATGGTCGCAAAATACAATAGAGATTATGTTAAGCTTAATTGTAGGCTACGCAGGTGTTTATTTATTTGAGCGTTTATTTAAATATTACGATCAACACTGGCCCCTTCAATTTCGATACCAGAATGTAGTACGTGAGCTGGCCATTATGGTAGGGCTTAACCTGGTGCTGGTAAATCTCGTATTTACGCCCTGGGTAATAATTATTAACGGCCGGCTTTTTATGGATGACCTGGCGGATATTTGTACCATACCCAGCCTTTATACTATTGTATATTATGGCATAGCCCGGGCACGTACCTATATGATGGCCTATGTTGACAACCGGGTACTGCTGGAAAAAGTAACCAACGATCACCTGGAAACAGAGCTCAAATTTCTGAAATCACAGTATCATCCGCACTTTCTATTCAACGCCTTAAATACCATTTATTTCCAAATGGATGATGACCTGCCCGGCGCTAAAAACAGCATCGAAAAATTTTCCGAACTGTTGCGTTACCAGTTGTACGACCAGCAGCAGCAGGTACCGGTTAAAAATGAAATGGAATACCTGCAAAGTTTCATCGACCTGCAAAAGATCCGGAGCAGCGACAGGCTTAAATTGAACGTCAGCATCGATGAAAAACTCGACGGGCAAATGGTGTACCCCCTGTTATTTTTACCGTTAGTGGAGAATGCTTTTAAGTTTTTAGGGGGCGATTATAAATTAGCTATCAGCGCCGGAACGGTTAACAATAAGATCCATTTCAGGGTAGAAAATTCTGTCCCGGAATTTGAAACGCCAGCTACCCGAAAAGGCGGCATCGGGCTGGAGAATTTAAAACGAAGGCTCGATCTGCTGTATCCGGGCAGGCATATTTTTTTTATAAAAAAAGAACATAACAATTTTACAGCTGAGCTTACATTGAACTATGAATAA
- a CDS encoding circadian clock KaiB family protein — translation METKRYQYELRLYIAGKTAKSQTALANLNKYCEEYLHGEYKIEVIDLLVKPQLAEGDQIFAVPTLVRKVPEPIRKIIGDLSNEEKVLVGLNIRPVNIKQ, via the coding sequence ATGGAAACAAAAAGATATCAATACGAGTTAAGGTTATATATAGCCGGCAAAACGGCAAAATCTCAAACGGCCCTGGCCAACCTTAATAAATATTGCGAGGAATATTTGCACGGAGAATATAAAATTGAGGTAATTGACCTTTTGGTTAAGCCGCAACTGGCCGAAGGAGACCAGATTTTTGCTGTACCTACCCTGGTACGTAAAGTACCTGAGCCCATACGGAAAATCATCGGCGATTTATCAAATGAAGAAAAGGTGTTGGTAGGATTAAATATACGGCCGGTTAATATAAAACAATAA
- a CDS encoding DUF3078 domain-containing protein, with amino-acid sequence MKQFLLILLLAGLSLAGFSQTTAPKDTIHPWTIHGQNTILISQSSFSNWAAGGVNAFSGNVIFDYDFDYKRGSWSWDNKTILAYGLSDQTGLGWRKNDDRIILNSLLGYKAAKYWLYTFYANFQTQLTNGYSYDSNNNRTLISALFAPAYLTFGPGFAFKKSDNFRVNISPLAAKLTFVQNDSLASVGAFGVTPGENHLFEFGASLDAYYKVNLDKNIAFENILKLFSNYRSQPQNIYTDYSANIFMKVNKLVTVNAGVELIADPNAKIPVTTNGLTAYHSLLQVKQIFGAGLTYKF; translated from the coding sequence ATGAAACAATTTTTACTTATTCTGCTACTTGCAGGCTTATCACTCGCAGGCTTTTCTCAAACCACCGCTCCTAAAGACACCATACACCCGTGGACGATCCATGGCCAAAACACGATTTTGATCAGCCAGAGTTCATTTTCAAACTGGGCTGCCGGCGGTGTTAATGCCTTTTCAGGCAACGTTATTTTTGATTATGACTTTGATTACAAAAGAGGCAGCTGGAGCTGGGACAATAAAACCATACTGGCTTATGGCTTAAGCGACCAAACCGGTTTGGGCTGGCGCAAAAATGATGACCGCATTATTTTAAACTCCTTGCTGGGATATAAAGCTGCCAAATATTGGCTGTATACTTTTTATGCCAACTTCCAGACACAGTTAACCAATGGTTATTCGTACGACAGCAATAACAACAGAACCTTAATTTCAGCCTTGTTTGCCCCGGCGTACCTCACTTTCGGACCAGGCTTTGCCTTTAAAAAATCTGATAACTTTAGGGTAAATATATCTCCGCTGGCAGCAAAGCTCACTTTTGTACAAAATGATTCGCTTGCATCTGTTGGCGCTTTTGGTGTAACACCGGGCGAAAATCATCTTTTTGAATTTGGCGCCTCGCTTGATGCCTACTATAAAGTGAACCTTGATAAAAATATCGCTTTCGAAAATATTTTAAAACTATTTTCAAACTATCGCTCACAGCCACAGAATATCTACACGGATTATTCAGCGAATATTTTCATGAAAGTAAACAAACTGGTTACTGTAAATGCAGGTGTTGAATTAATTGCAGATCCCAACGCTAAAATACCAGTTACAACCAATGGCTTAACTGCATATCATTCGTTATTGCAGGTAAAACAAATATTTGGAGCAGGCTTAACCTATAAGTTCTAA
- a CDS encoding acyltransferase family protein, translating to METSARQTYLDWLRILSIVGVLFFHSAMPYVTGDWWHIKNHETSNLLMESNYFMHLFRMPLLFFISGTVSYFMMQRRSSISFIGLRFRRLFIPLLVGMFFIVPPQIYMERLNNGYTGGIWNFYKTVFNFVPYPKGSFSWHHLWFIAYLFLYDILFAPLFAWMASPKSILLKEKLALLAKGKWLYILMIPGIIWYALLAAKFPETNDLAHDYCYFVYWLFFLLAGFICITQPLLMDSLERNRRFALTIGFVCLIFLNCLRWNKIEPGEAQWPFGGYSLVELFLALKAIVAWSWVLALVGYGKKYMNRKHKVLDYLNQAVYPFYILHQTVIVILTYYIVQTQNESILSKYIYTVGFTFFITVGIYHLLVRPFALTRFLFGMKPKTKKKVATFPETEKSGEVAMLSA from the coding sequence ATGGAAACCTCAGCACGTCAAACCTATCTCGACTGGTTAAGAATACTATCTATAGTAGGGGTATTATTCTTCCACTCGGCAATGCCCTATGTGACCGGTGATTGGTGGCATATCAAAAACCACGAAACCAGCAATCTTTTAATGGAATCAAACTATTTTATGCACCTGTTCCGCATGCCCCTGCTTTTCTTTATTTCGGGCACCGTAAGTTATTTTATGATGCAGCGCCGCAGCAGTATCAGCTTTATCGGTTTAAGGTTTCGCCGCCTGTTTATTCCGCTCCTGGTGGGCATGTTTTTTATTGTTCCGCCACAGATCTATATGGAGCGGTTAAATAACGGGTACACTGGCGGTATCTGGAACTTTTATAAAACCGTATTCAATTTTGTGCCTTATCCAAAAGGGAGCTTTAGTTGGCACCACCTTTGGTTTATTGCCTACCTGTTTTTGTACGATATTTTGTTTGCGCCGCTATTTGCCTGGATGGCATCGCCCAAAAGCATCCTCCTGAAAGAAAAACTGGCCTTGCTGGCCAAAGGAAAATGGCTCTATATTTTAATGATTCCCGGTATTATTTGGTATGCCCTGCTTGCCGCCAAATTCCCCGAAACGAACGACCTGGCACATGATTACTGCTATTTTGTTTACTGGCTGTTTTTCCTGCTGGCCGGTTTTATCTGCATTACACAACCGCTGCTGATGGATAGTTTGGAGCGCAACCGCCGCTTTGCTTTGACTATTGGGTTTGTTTGTTTAATTTTCCTCAACTGTTTACGCTGGAACAAAATTGAACCCGGCGAAGCTCAATGGCCTTTCGGCGGCTATTCATTAGTGGAGTTATTTTTAGCGTTAAAGGCCATTGTGGCCTGGAGCTGGGTACTGGCCCTGGTGGGTTACGGCAAAAAATACATGAACCGTAAACATAAAGTGCTTGATTATTTAAACCAGGCAGTTTATCCGTTTTATATTTTGCACCAAACTGTGATTGTAATACTGACTTATTATATCGTTCAAACACAGAACGAAAGCATTTTATCAAAGTATATTTATACCGTTGGATTTACCTTTTTTATAACAGTCGGTATCTATCACCTGCTGGTAAGGCCATTTGCGCTGACACGGTTTTTGTTTGGGATGAAACCAAAGACGAAGAAAAAGGTTGCCACTTTTCCCGAAACCGAAAAATCAGGCGAAGTGGCTATGCTTTCCGCTTAA
- a CDS encoding LysE family translocator — translation MFNFQNLYLFFIASLLLNLTPGNDMLYVASRSVSQGIKAGIASAAGIFVGCFVHISAAVLGLSLVISKSANLFQIIKFAGAGYLIYLGIKALLSKPVVDDTNEKPSKANYWKLFKQGIVTNALNPKVAVFFLSFLPQFIDPGSPFFKFRLLTPGVWFAAQGTLVLIIVACILGKSKDFFRNNPKVWRIQEKITGFILIGLGVKIALASQT, via the coding sequence ATGTTCAACTTTCAAAACCTGTACTTGTTCTTCATCGCATCCTTGCTGCTGAACCTCACGCCGGGTAACGATATGCTATACGTGGCTTCGCGCAGCGTGTCACAGGGAATAAAGGCGGGCATTGCGTCAGCCGCAGGTATTTTTGTTGGTTGTTTTGTACATATTTCAGCAGCAGTGCTGGGTTTATCCCTTGTTATATCAAAGTCGGCGAACCTGTTTCAAATCATTAAATTTGCCGGCGCGGGCTACCTTATTTACCTGGGAATTAAAGCATTATTATCAAAACCTGTTGTTGATGATACAAATGAAAAGCCATCAAAAGCAAATTACTGGAAATTATTTAAACAAGGGATTGTAACCAATGCTTTAAATCCAAAGGTTGCTGTTTTCTTTTTGTCGTTTTTGCCACAATTTATTGACCCGGGATCGCCTTTTTTTAAGTTCCGGTTGCTTACGCCCGGCGTTTGGTTTGCCGCGCAGGGCACTTTGGTGCTCATCATTGTAGCCTGCATTTTGGGAAAGTCGAAAGACTTTTTCAGGAACAATCCAAAAGTTTGGCGCATACAGGAAAAAATCACAGGTTTTATTTTGATCGGCCTGGGGGTTAAGATCGCGCTCGCATCCCAAACGTAA
- a CDS encoding PAS domain-containing sensor histidine kinase, translating to MDRAKITYEQLLSENEELRLQLEEANDTVEAIRTGQVDALIVNNGEGHQIYTLKTADQTYRVFIEKMNEGAVTINHEGIILYSNTRFAMMVNLPLEKTIGLQFNLFIPEIFREAFDRLISNAWNEDCKEEIELISSAERLVPCLLSCNTLELDEGTALSLILTDLTVLKDAEKQLKIKNLQLAAAHMVTEKLNNQLEDTVKERTNELFLSREHFKFLANNIPQMTWTNLPNGEIDYFNQQWYAYTGLGTDESKGLGWQKAIHPDDLALTLQRYQLAIKTGTALEMENRYKRGGDGVYRWHLNRAVPLKNEMGAIVFWVGTATDIEDQKKEMEKRDEFIGIASHELKTPLTSLKGYLQLMGTYQKEELPHRITQYIEKANKALNKLQSLINDLLDVSKIQAGKLEYAFSTVNISELIRVCIENAVHIYPDNIFINEDGSEYLVNGNPERLEQVLMNLINNAVKYSHGNKKVIIKTTRHEHRVRVSVIDFGIGLSTDQKQRIFERFYRVEDKKHLTSGLGMGLYISTDIIHNHRGQIGVESELGKGAVFYFELPLIEQKGES from the coding sequence ATGGATCGAGCAAAAATAACATATGAGCAGTTATTGAGCGAAAACGAAGAGTTAAGGTTACAATTAGAGGAAGCCAATGATACCGTGGAGGCTATTCGCACCGGGCAGGTTGACGCGCTGATTGTAAATAACGGAGAGGGTCACCAGATCTATACGCTTAAAACTGCCGATCAAACCTACCGGGTGTTCATCGAAAAAATGAACGAAGGTGCGGTAACCATCAACCACGAGGGGATTATTTTATACAGCAATACCCGTTTCGCCATGATGGTGAACCTGCCCCTCGAAAAAACAATCGGGCTGCAGTTTAATCTTTTTATTCCGGAGATCTTTCGCGAAGCTTTTGACAGGCTTATATCGAATGCCTGGAACGAAGACTGCAAAGAGGAAATTGAACTCATCTCAAGCGCCGAGCGTTTGGTACCGTGCCTGTTGTCATGCAACACACTCGAGCTGGACGAAGGCACGGCCCTAAGCCTTATTTTAACTGATCTTACCGTCCTTAAGGATGCTGAAAAACAACTCAAAATAAAAAATCTCCAGTTGGCCGCGGCGCATATGGTTACGGAAAAACTTAATAATCAATTGGAGGATACCGTTAAAGAGCGTACGAATGAATTATTTTTAAGCAGGGAGCATTTTAAATTCCTGGCCAATAACATTCCGCAAATGACCTGGACTAACTTGCCCAATGGCGAAATTGATTATTTTAACCAGCAATGGTATGCCTATACCGGTCTTGGTACCGACGAAAGCAAAGGCCTTGGCTGGCAAAAAGCGATCCACCCTGATGATTTGGCTTTAACGCTGCAACGGTATCAGCTGGCTATAAAAACCGGCACAGCCCTCGAGATGGAAAACCGGTATAAAAGAGGCGGCGACGGGGTTTACCGGTGGCACCTTAACCGCGCCGTACCCCTCAAAAATGAAATGGGAGCGATTGTTTTTTGGGTAGGAACAGCAACCGATATTGAAGACCAAAAAAAGGAAATGGAAAAAAGGGATGAGTTTATTGGTATTGCCAGCCATGAATTAAAAACACCCTTAACCAGCCTGAAAGGGTATTTGCAACTGATGGGAACCTACCAGAAAGAGGAGTTGCCGCATAGGATTACGCAATATATTGAGAAGGCTAACAAAGCGCTAAATAAATTGCAGTCGTTGATCAATGACCTTCTGGATGTTAGCAAAATACAAGCCGGAAAACTGGAGTATGCATTTTCAACCGTTAACATCTCGGAATTGATCAGAGTCTGCATCGAAAATGCCGTACATATTTACCCGGATAATATTTTCATTAACGAAGACGGCAGTGAATACCTGGTGAATGGTAACCCGGAAAGATTGGAACAGGTGTTAATGAACCTGATCAACAATGCTGTTAAATACTCACACGGCAATAAAAAGGTTATCATCAAAACAACCCGCCATGAGCACCGGGTGCGGGTATCAGTGATAGATTTTGGCATTGGCCTATCAACAGATCAGAAGCAACGGATTTTTGAACGTTTTTATCGGGTGGAGGATAAAAAACACCTCACCAGCGGCCTGGGCATGGGCCTGTATATATCAACCGACATTATCCACAACCACAGGGGCCAAATAGGGGTTGAGAGTGAATTAGGTAAAGGGGCCGTTTTTTATTTTGAGTTACCACTGATTGAGCAGAAAGGTGAAAGCTAA
- a CDS encoding ferritin-like domain-containing protein, which produces MLQNKFFSADSEVTPANLGEAIQQAIEIEIATIPVYLYTYYSINRVPDQDAISGSLVQELVKSGRPVKEANKIALDLSAEIMVYANKAGALIMSVAIEEMLHMALSSNLKQALAGLPELIGKSPSVWPACLPGHEPEFPINRAKLSLDQLVTFLKIESPDPLPEKTLLEKAIPYKTIGLFYKMIMDCIENNDLPYNTHSPQLLPGNAYYAQNNIDTVYYDKEHNPHFTNAPDSGDLLYVKDRESAIHAIHCIVEQGEGFPGAQGFDADGTVDCGKMIPADYDDFDKKELSHFEKFAQIYCHYKTLNEQFNKLGIGKIEISDYFVVNVAKNPKTADYPAHIRPVSEFLNGVYTYLFVMVENCYKKSGNTQYELFMFGIHKSMIFILNSVCGDIMKLKYKVHEDGKEKEYVAAPTFEDYPFGLISSPKSQLLELYTAAVAVYPTISYLGQRVQDLPDVGL; this is translated from the coding sequence ATGTTGCAAAATAAGTTTTTCAGTGCCGACAGTGAAGTAACGCCCGCCAACCTGGGCGAAGCTATACAGCAGGCCATCGAAATTGAGATCGCTACTATCCCCGTTTATCTTTACACCTATTATTCCATTAACCGAGTGCCCGATCAGGATGCAATCAGCGGTTCGCTGGTACAGGAATTGGTTAAAAGTGGCAGGCCTGTTAAAGAAGCCAATAAGATCGCATTAGACCTATCCGCAGAGATTATGGTATACGCCAATAAAGCCGGCGCCCTGATCATGAGCGTTGCGATTGAAGAGATGCTGCACATGGCACTTTCTTCAAACCTGAAGCAGGCCCTCGCAGGTTTGCCCGAGCTGATCGGTAAATCACCAAGCGTTTGGCCTGCCTGTTTGCCCGGCCACGAGCCGGAGTTTCCTATTAACAGGGCAAAACTGTCGCTGGATCAATTGGTTACTTTCCTTAAAATAGAAAGCCCCGACCCTTTGCCTGAAAAAACGCTGCTTGAGAAGGCAATCCCTTATAAAACCATTGGATTGTTTTATAAGATGATAATGGACTGTATTGAAAACAATGATTTGCCTTACAATACCCATTCGCCGCAGTTGCTGCCCGGTAATGCCTACTATGCCCAAAATAACATTGATACCGTATATTACGATAAAGAGCATAACCCCCATTTTACAAACGCGCCGGACAGCGGCGACCTGCTTTATGTAAAGGATAGGGAGTCGGCTATCCACGCTATCCATTGCATAGTGGAGCAAGGCGAAGGTTTCCCCGGTGCGCAGGGCTTTGATGCGGATGGCACGGTAGACTGCGGGAAAATGATTCCGGCTGATTATGATGATTTTGATAAAAAAGAACTGTCGCATTTTGAAAAATTTGCACAGATCTATTGTCACTATAAAACATTAAATGAGCAGTTTAATAAACTCGGGATCGGTAAAATTGAGATCAGCGATTATTTTGTTGTTAATGTAGCGAAAAACCCTAAAACCGCCGATTATCCGGCCCATATCCGACCTGTGTCTGAATTTTTGAACGGGGTATATACCTACTTATTTGTAATGGTTGAAAACTGCTACAAAAAATCGGGCAACACACAGTATGAGCTATTCATGTTCGGCATTCATAAATCGATGATATTTATCCTTAATTCGGTTTGCGGCGATATCATGAAGCTGAAATATAAGGTTCATGAAGATGGGAAGGAAAAAGAATATGTTGCCGCGCCAACGTTTGAGGATTATCCTTTCGGGCTGATTTCAAGCCCCAAATCGCAGCTGCTTGAACTTTATACAGCGGCTGTTGCAGTATACCCAACTATCAGCTACCTGGGTCAAAGGGTGCAGGATTTGCCGGATGTGGGGTTATAA
- a CDS encoding circadian clock KaiB family protein, with product MIKQKQVPVENENSYNDDIFRLCLFVTGATPNSVRAISNLKELCETHLKGRYQLDIVDVYQQPLIAEKEQIVALPLLIKKFPFPQRRLIGDMSDKEKVLRGLNLSSSQ from the coding sequence ATGATCAAGCAAAAGCAAGTGCCCGTAGAAAATGAAAATTCATACAACGACGATATTTTCAGGTTGTGCCTGTTTGTAACAGGTGCAACCCCCAACTCGGTAAGAGCGATATCGAACTTAAAGGAGTTGTGTGAAACTCACCTTAAAGGCAGGTATCAGCTGGATATTGTAGATGTTTATCAGCAGCCTTTAATTGCCGAAAAAGAACAAATCGTAGCCTTGCCGTTGCTTATAAAAAAGTTTCCGTTCCCGCAACGAAGGTTGATTGGTGATATGTCAGATAAAGAAAAGGTGTTACGGGGATTAAATTTATCATCTAGCCAATAA